A genomic window from Silene latifolia isolate original U9 population chromosome Y, ASM4854445v1, whole genome shotgun sequence includes:
- the LOC141632470 gene encoding uncharacterized protein LOC141632470 produces MGYQWLEQAGVDVPWYPWVSNRIMAPKHEFFMWLAVQQRLLTQDRMVKMGFLQCNVCWLCGQEEECHQHLFFSCTYSRKCLTLVESWLQICIPVQDVMEWWFKYRNRSLLVRQVLAARIAYLMYEIWHARNRSRVESILLLPTVLVRQVQKGIVLRLKVRNVIGSTSKVNLWLERICNGVN; encoded by the coding sequence ATGGGTTATCAGTGGTTAGAACAGGCAGGAGTTGATGTGCCCTGGTATCCATGGGTTAGTAATAGGATCATGGCTCCTAAGCATGAATTTTTCATGTGGCTAGCTGTACAGCAGCGTCTACTTACTCAGGACAGGATGGTGAAGATGGGTTTTCTTCAATGCAACGTCTGCTGGTTATGTGGGCAAGAGGAGGAATGTCATCAACACTTGTTTTTCTCCTGTACTTATAGCAGGAAATGTCTAACATTAGTTGAAAGTTGGCTGCAGATCTGTATTCCAGTTCAAGATGTAATGGAGTGGTGGTTTAAGTATAGAAATAGATCTCTGTTGGTTAGGCAAGTGCTTGCTGCAAGAATAGCCTATCTAATGTATGAGATATGGCATGCCAGGAATAGAAGTCGTGTAGAGAGCATTTTGTTACTTCCCACTGTACTAGTCAGACAGGTACAGAAGGGGATAGTATTGAGATTGAAAGTTCGAAATGTAATAGGCAGTACTAGTAAAGTTAACCTATGGTTAGAACGAATTTGTAATGGTGTAAATTAA